One genomic segment of Impatiens glandulifera chromosome 6, dImpGla2.1, whole genome shotgun sequence includes these proteins:
- the LOC124942811 gene encoding probable WRKY transcription factor 19, translating into MDIKLQDSAFVANSSQNAFKNLGNSVHLEPKPSDSLDCSLPFFISSRGMKRKRNLIDAGHNVGLFLGLGQSSGSSTISSTLSWAKESDVKSSMELDLNFSLHLGNNNNKEKLSNPKTFPSYLQPKVDLMLSMSTGPSESDVSAVHTSSSPIESSMRISQLVTKPKRSVTCTSGISQSKVSNETRSISSNSSTKACKFEGCGKGARGASGLCIAHGGGRRCQKLGCLKGAEGRTVFCKAHGGGRRCEYLGCTKSAEGRTDFCIAHGGGRRCNRDNCSRAARGKSGFCIRHGGGKRCREENCTKSAEGLSGLCISHGGGRRCQFSDCTKGAQGSTMFCKAHGGGKRCTFFGCNKGAEGSTPFCKGHGGGKRCSFRWGDVCCPKSVHGGTLLCVAHGGGKRCAVVECTKSARGRTDYCVRHGGGKRCQSEGCGKSAQGSTDFCKAHGGGKRCCWGEVGSGLCNSYARNKGGLCGAHAGLVHDKRVHGSGGSLDSIMVHNSKAQWMGVKSCGVLVPEGRVHGGSLMALLSGSGSHINMEKKVSSLN; encoded by the coding sequence ATGGATATCAAACTGCAGGATTCAGCTTTTGTTGCAAACTCTTCCCAAAATGCATTCAAGAATCTGGGCAATTCTGTTCATTTAGAACCTAAACCATCTGATTCATTAGATTGTTCACTTCcgttcttcatttcttcaagGGGTATGAAACGGAAGAGAAACTTGATTGATGCAGGCCATAATGTAGGACTGTTTCTTGGACTTGGACAGTCTTCTGGCTCTTCAACAATATCCTCTACTTTGTCTTGGGCGAAAGAAAGTGACGTGAAGTCTTCAATGGAGCTTGATCTCAATTTCTCCCTACATCTaggcaacaacaacaacaaggaGAAATTATCCAATCCAAAGACATTTCCTAGCTATTTGCAGCCAAAGGTTGATCTCATGTTAAGCATGTCCACTGGACCATCTGAATCTGATGTTAGTGCAGTCCATACGAGCTCTTCACCCATCGAAAGTTCAATGAGGATCTCACAACTAGTTACAAAACCGAAAAGATCAGTCACCTGTACTTCCGGGATCTCACAATCGAAAGTATCAAACGAGACACGTAGTATAAGTAGTAATAGTAGTACTAAAGCATGTAAGTTCGAGGGATGTGGAAAGGGGGCAAGAGGCGCTTCCGGTCTTTGCATCGCACATGGAGGCGGTCGCAGATGTCAGAAACTCGGTTGTCTTAAGGGAGCAGAGGGTAGAACTGTTTTTTGCAAAGCCCATGGAGGCGGCAGGAGATGTGAGTACCTCGGATGCACCAAGAGCGCTGAGGGCCGAACTGATTTCTGCATTGCCCACGGTGGTGGGCGGAGGTGTAACCGCGACAACTGCTCTCGAGCTGCCCGAGGCAAGTCGGGGTTCTGCATTCGCCACGGAGGCGGAAAGAGATGCCGAGAGGAGAACTGCACGAAGAGTGCGGAAGGACTCTCGGGTCTCTGCATATCGCACGGGGGAGGCCGTCGTTGCCAGTTCTCCGACTGCACGAAAGGAGCTCAGGGCAGCACGATGTTTTGCAAGGCGCATGGGGGAGGGAAGAGGTGTACGTTTTTTGGGTGTAATAAAGGGGCCGAAGGTAGTACCCCGTTTTGCAAAGGACACGGTGGTGGGAAAAGATGTAGTTTTCGATGGGGGGATGTTTGTTGTCCGAAGAGTGTTCACGGGGGTACGCTATTATGCGTGGCTCATGGAGGTGGTAAGAGGTGTGCGGTAGTCGAGTGTACTAAGAGTGCGCGTGGTCGGACAGATTATTGCGTTCGACACGGTGGAGGGAAGCGGTGCCAATCCGAAGGGTGTGGGAAGAGTGCTCAGGGTAGTACTGATTTCTGTAAGGCTCATGGTGGCGGTAAGAGGTGTTGCTGGGGGGAGGTTGGTTCGGGACTTTGTAACTCGTATGCTAGGAATAAGGGTGGGCTTTGTGGGGCTCACGCTGGTTTGGTCCATGACAAACGGGTTCATGGCAGTGGTGGGAGCCTCGATTCTATCATGGTTCACAATTCGAAGGCCCAATGGATGGGGGTTAAGAGTTGTGGTGTGTTGGTTCCGGAAGGAAGGGTGCATGGGGGGAGCCTAATGGCTTTGCTTTCGGGAAGTGGTTCCCATATTAATATGGAGAAGAAAGTTAGCTCACtcaattga